Proteins from a genomic interval of Medicago truncatula cultivar Jemalong A17 chromosome 3, MtrunA17r5.0-ANR, whole genome shotgun sequence:
- the LOC11414801 gene encoding LOW QUALITY PROTEIN: long chain acyl-CoA synthetase 9, chloroplastic (The sequence of the model RefSeq protein was modified relative to this genomic sequence to represent the inferred CDS: inserted 1 base in 1 codon), giving the protein MNAYIAGLIVPLVILLFRNSNNRKRRGLPADVGGEPGFTVRNHRVTSPLTSLWEDVTTLAELFELTCRKNHDRLLLGTRELISREMESSSDGRKFEKLHLGEYQWVTYGKVFESVCSFASGLVKIGHVREERVAIYADTREEWFIALQACFRRNVTVVTIYASLGEEALCHSLNETEVTTVICGRKELKSLVNIAGQLDSVKRVICVDDDVPSDAASAQHGWTITSFSDVERLGRENPVEADLPLSADVAVIMYTSGSTGLPKGVMMTHGNILATVSAVVKIVPELGTKDVYLAYLPMAHILELIAENLFAAVGGCIGYGTPLTLTDTSNKXKKGTKGDATALMPTVLVAVPAILDRVRDGVFKKVNAKGGLSKALFDLAYARRMQAINGSWFGAWGLEKALWNLLVFKKVQAILGGRIRFILCGGAPLSGDSQRFINICLGAPIGQAYGLTETCAGGTFSDFDDTSVGRVGPPKPSTYVKLIDWPEGGYSTTDSPMPRGEIVIGGPSVTLGYFKNEEKTRESYKVDERGMRWFYTGDVGRFHADGCLEIIDRKKDIVKLQHGEYVSLGKVEAVLLGSPFVDNIMLHADSFQSYCVGLVAVSHPALDEWASKQGIAYSDLSELCSKEETVKEVHASLVKEAKKGRLEKFEIPAKLKLLSDPWTPETGLVTAALKIKRDIIRKTFQEELSKLYAK; this is encoded by the exons ATGAACGCCTACATTGCCGGCCTCATAGTTCCTCTCGTCATCCTCCTCTTCCGCAACTCCAACAACCGCAAACGCCGCGGCTTACCTGCCGACGTCGGCGGCGAACCCGGTTTCACGGTCCGCAACCACCGCGTCACATCTCCATTAACTTCACTTTGGGAAGACGTGACGACACTCGCGGAGCTTTTCGAGCTAACATGCAGAAAGAATCATGATAGATTGTTACTCGGAACTCGTGAATTGATCTCACGTGAAATGGAAAGTTCTTCTGATGGAAGAAAGTTCGAGAAGCTTCATCTTGGAGAGTATCAATGGGTTACGTATGGGAAGGTTTTTGAATCTGTTTGTAGTTTTGCTTCTGGTTTGGTGAAGATTGGTCATGTTAGAGAAGAACGTGTTGCAATTTATGCTGACACTAGAGAAGAATGGTTTATTGCATTGCAG GCTTGCTTCAGGAGAAATGTGACTGTTGTTACCATTTATGCTTCTTTGGGAGAAGAAGCTTTGTGTCACTCATTGAACGAG ACAGAGGTTACGACTGTGATTTGTGGCCGCAAAGAATTGAAATCACTTGTAAATATTGCTGGACAACTTGACTCTGTGAAACGTGTGATATGTGTTGACGATGATGTCCCATCTGATGCCGCATCTGCTCAGCATGGATGGACAATCACTTCCTTTTCTGATGTTGAGAGGCTTGGTAGAGAAAACCCTGTTGAGGCTGATTTACCCCTTTCAGCTGATGTTGCAGTTATAATGTACACAAGTGGAAGTACAGGCTTGCCTAAG GGTGTGATGATGACACATGGCAATATCTTAGCAACAGTGTCTGCTGTAGTGAAAATTGTTCCCGAACTTGGGACAAAGGATGTATATCTAGCATACTTACCAATGGCTCATATTCTTGAATTAATAGCTGAG AATTTGTTTGCTGCTGTTGGAGGCTGTATAGGATACGGAACTCCATTAACTCTAACCGATACATCAAACA GTAAAAAGGGGACAAAAGGGGATGCCACTGCATTGATGCCAACTGTGTTGGTAGCTGTACCAGCAATTCTTGATCGTGTTCGTGATGGAGTTTTCAAGAAG GTAAATGCAAAGGGAGGATTATCAAAGGCGTTATTTGATTTAGCCTATGCACGAAGGATGCAGGCGATTAATGGTAGCTGGTTTGGTGCTTGGGGCTTGGAAAAAGCTCTATGGAATCTTCTTGTCTTCAAAAAGGTCCAAGCAATTCTGGGTGGTCGTATTCGTTTTATACTGTGTGGTGGTGCACCCCTTTCTGGCGACTCACAAAGATTCATCAACATTTGTCTTGG TGCTCCAATAGGTCAAGCATATGGTCTCACGGAGACTTGTGCTGGTGGGACATTTTCTGATTTTGACGATACTTCTGTTGGCCGTGTTGGACCACCAAAACCTTCCACATATGTTAAG TTAATCGACTGGCCTGAAGGTGGATATTCAACTACTGACTCACCGATGCCTCGTGGTGAAATAGTAATTGGTGGTCCAAGTGTCACTCTTGGGTATttcaaaaatgaagaaaagacaaGAGAGTCTTACAAG GTTGATGAACGGGGAATGAGGTGGTTCTACACTGGTGATGTAGGGAGATTTCACGCAGATGGTTGCCTTGAGATCATTGATAGGAAAAAGGACATAGTTAAACTGCAGCATGGAGAATATGTGTCCTTGGGAAAG GTTGAGGCAGTTCTTCTTGGCAGCCCCTTTGTGGACAACATTATGTTGCATGCTGATTCTTTTCAAAGTTACTGTGTGGGACTTGTTGCTGTTTCTCATCCTGCGTTGGATGAATGGGCTTCAAAGCAAGGAATTGCTTATTCTGATCTTTCAGAATTGTGCAGCAAAGAAGAAACAGTGAAAGAGGTGCATGCATCACTTGTAAAG GAAGCAAAGAAGGGTCGTCTGGAAAAATTTGAAATTCCTGCAAAACTTAAATTGCTTTCTGACCCATGGACTCCTGAGACTGGCCTAGTTACTGCAGCTCTTAAGATCAAGAGAGATATCATTAGAAAGACTTTTCAAGAAGAGCTCTCAAAGTTATATGCCAAATAG